One genomic segment of Stenotrophomonas sp. 704A1 includes these proteins:
- a CDS encoding [protein-PII] uridylyltransferase has translation MLPAGSLLDAPAASLNDPDWAAAARQALQQADARLYRRFDQGDNIERLLALRARAADHLIRLAWQRCLPADSGLSLFAVGGYGRGELFPRSDIDLLVFGEPAAQLAHEAALARLFALLWDCGLAVSHAVRSAPQCREAAADQTVLTALIEARPLLADEVARRALRDAVDDRALWPPRAFFLAKLEELRNRHQRFGDTADNLEPDLKDGPGGLRDLNTLGWMALRAFGVRDLEALVGLGHLGADEAAALKRERAVLARLRFGLHLVARRPEERLRFDYQKTLAARLGFEDDAESLGVEKMMQGFYRAASVVRRISDRLLQRFEEQFDGEAQPEPLTVGFATRRGYLAANDADWPRADIGRVFALFASWANNPQIRGLHSLTARALAESLPLLPAYDQADPDAREQFLALLRGQRPVDTLSRMARLGVLGQWIPAFAQVSGRMQFDLFHVYTVDQHTLMVLRNIGLFASSRADERFSIAHEVWPRLRKPELLLLAGLFHDIAKGRGGDHSELGAVDARAFCQAHALSGSDTELVAWLVEQHLRMSVTAQKQDIADPEVIHRFASLVGSRDRLDYLYLLTCADIAGTSPKLWNAWKDRLLADLYFATRRALREGLEHPVPAAERVAEARDSVRALVREQGYDDATIDRQFAVMPDESFIRLRPEQLAWQAAALVPVKQGQTLVKVRRISVDDPALEVFVHSPDRDGLFAAIVMTLDRKGYAIHRARVLDGPADTIFDTFEVNPADSFADGSSANLEAALREALSGDLSRLRPSRRVVPRQLRHFRFAPRIEFRDEPGATRFALVAPDRPGLLADVAFVLRNQGLRVHDARIATFGERAEDTFVISDEHDLPLTEPARQQLHDAMLACLDPDRNAGDPA, from the coding sequence ATGCTGCCGGCGGGTTCGCTGCTGGACGCGCCGGCGGCATCGCTCAACGATCCGGACTGGGCCGCTGCCGCACGCCAGGCGCTGCAGCAGGCCGACGCGCGGCTGTACCGCCGCTTCGACCAGGGCGACAACATCGAGCGCCTGCTGGCGCTGCGCGCGCGTGCCGCCGATCACCTGATCCGGCTGGCGTGGCAGCGCTGCCTGCCGGCCGACAGCGGCCTGTCGCTGTTCGCGGTGGGCGGCTACGGCCGGGGCGAACTGTTCCCGCGTTCGGACATCGATCTGCTGGTGTTCGGCGAACCGGCGGCACAACTGGCCCACGAAGCCGCGCTTGCACGCCTGTTCGCGCTGCTGTGGGACTGCGGGCTGGCGGTCAGCCACGCGGTGCGCTCGGCGCCGCAGTGCCGCGAGGCGGCTGCCGACCAGACCGTGCTGACCGCGCTGATCGAAGCGCGCCCGCTGCTGGCCGACGAGGTGGCGCGGCGCGCGCTGCGCGACGCGGTGGACGACCGCGCGCTGTGGCCGCCGCGTGCGTTCTTCCTGGCCAAGCTGGAAGAGCTGCGCAACCGCCACCAGCGCTTCGGCGATACCGCCGACAACCTGGAGCCGGACCTGAAGGATGGCCCCGGCGGCCTGCGCGATCTGAACACGCTGGGCTGGATGGCGCTGCGTGCGTTCGGCGTGCGCGACCTGGAGGCACTGGTCGGGCTGGGCCACCTGGGCGCCGACGAGGCTGCCGCGCTGAAGCGCGAACGCGCGGTGCTGGCACGGCTGCGCTTCGGCCTGCACCTGGTGGCGCGGCGCCCGGAAGAGCGCCTGCGTTTCGATTACCAGAAGACCCTGGCCGCGCGCCTGGGCTTCGAAGACGACGCCGAGAGCCTGGGCGTCGAGAAGATGATGCAGGGGTTCTACCGTGCCGCCTCGGTGGTACGGCGGATCAGCGACCGCCTGCTGCAGCGCTTCGAAGAACAGTTCGACGGCGAAGCGCAGCCGGAGCCGCTGACCGTCGGCTTTGCCACGCGGCGGGGCTACCTGGCGGCCAACGACGCGGACTGGCCGCGTGCGGATATCGGCCGGGTGTTCGCGCTGTTCGCCAGCTGGGCCAACAACCCGCAGATCCGCGGCCTGCATTCGTTGACCGCACGCGCGCTGGCCGAGTCGCTGCCGCTGCTTCCCGCCTATGACCAGGCCGACCCCGATGCGCGCGAGCAGTTCCTGGCACTGCTGCGCGGCCAGCGCCCGGTCGACACGCTTTCGCGCATGGCGCGGCTGGGCGTGCTCGGGCAATGGATTCCCGCGTTCGCCCAGGTCAGCGGGCGCATGCAGTTCGACCTGTTCCATGTCTACACCGTCGACCAGCACACGCTGATGGTCCTGCGCAACATCGGCCTGTTCGCCAGCAGCCGCGCCGACGAGCGTTTTTCAATCGCCCACGAAGTATGGCCGCGCCTGCGCAAGCCCGAACTGCTGCTGCTGGCGGGCCTGTTCCATGACATCGCCAAGGGCCGCGGCGGCGATCATTCGGAACTGGGCGCCGTCGATGCACGCGCGTTCTGCCAGGCGCATGCGTTGAGCGGGTCGGATACCGAGCTGGTGGCCTGGCTGGTCGAGCAGCACCTGCGGATGTCAGTGACCGCACAGAAGCAGGACATTGCCGATCCGGAGGTGATCCATCGCTTCGCCAGCCTGGTTGGCAGCCGCGACCGCCTGGACTATCTGTACCTGCTGACCTGCGCCGACATCGCCGGCACCAGCCCCAAGCTGTGGAATGCCTGGAAGGACCGGTTGCTGGCCGATCTGTATTTCGCCACCCGGCGTGCGCTGCGCGAAGGCCTGGAGCATCCGGTGCCGGCCGCCGAACGGGTGGCTGAAGCGCGCGACAGCGTGCGTGCGCTGGTCCGCGAGCAGGGCTACGACGATGCCACCATCGATCGCCAGTTCGCGGTGATGCCCGATGAGAGCTTCATCCGCCTGCGTCCGGAACAGCTGGCCTGGCAGGCCGCGGCGCTGGTGCCGGTCAAGCAGGGGCAGACCCTGGTGAAGGTGCGCCGCATCAGCGTGGACGACCCGGCGCTGGAGGTGTTCGTGCATTCGCCCGACCGCGACGGCCTGTTCGCCGCGATCGTGATGACGCTGGACCGCAAGGGCTACGCCATCCATCGCGCGCGGGTGCTGGATGGTCCTGCCGACACCATTTTCGATACCTTCGAAGTGAACCCGGCCGACAGCTTCGCCGATGGCAGCAGCGCCAACCTGGAGGCGGCGCTGCGCGAGGCGCTCAGTGGTGATCTGTCGCGCCTGCGCCCGTCACGGCGGGTGGTGCCACGGCAGCTGCGCCATTTCCGCTTCGCCCCACGCATCGAGTTCCGCGACGAACCCGGTGCGACCCGTTTCGCCCTGGTCGCTCCCGACCGTCCCGGCCTGCTGGCCGACGTGGCGTTCGTGCTGCGCAACCAGGGCCTGCGCGTGCATGATGCGCGCATTGCCACCTTCGGCGAACGCGCCGAAGACACCTTCGTGATCAGTGACGAACACGACCTCCCCCTGACTGAACCTGCCCGGCAGCAGCTGCATGACGCGATGCTGGCCTGCCTGGACCCTGATCGAAACGCCGGAGACCCCGCCTGA
- the dapD gene encoding 2,3,4,5-tetrahydropyridine-2,6-dicarboxylate N-succinyltransferase translates to MATKPAKKTAATTKSAAAKKPVAAPAAKKASPQPKAGQAAAPKKAAAVKAPAKKGGAPKKAPAKSAETARAENIARKSLRKPAAPGVAELKFGIESAFERRATLTLHELEGSTRPLVNRVIDGLESGEFRVAEPDGHGGWKVNEWLKKAVLLYFRVNDMAVVDARPAPFWDKVESRFAGYDEAKFRRGGVRVVPGAIARRGTYFGKDVVLMPSFTNIGAYVGEGTMVDTWATVGSCAQIGQHCHLSGGAGIGGVLEPLQASPTIIEDHCFIGARSEVVEGVVVGHHSVIGMGVFLSQSTRIYNRATGEISYGYIPPYSVVVSGSLPSKDGTHSLYCAVIVKQVDAKTRSKTSVNDLLRGLAD, encoded by the coding sequence ATGGCCACCAAGCCCGCCAAGAAGACCGCCGCGACCACCAAGAGCGCAGCGGCCAAGAAACCTGTCGCCGCACCGGCTGCGAAGAAGGCTTCACCACAGCCGAAGGCGGGTCAAGCCGCTGCGCCGAAGAAAGCCGCGGCGGTGAAGGCGCCGGCGAAGAAGGGGGGTGCGCCGAAGAAGGCACCGGCCAAGAGCGCTGAAACCGCGCGCGCCGAGAACATTGCGCGCAAGTCGCTGCGCAAGCCGGCCGCTCCGGGCGTTGCCGAGCTCAAGTTCGGCATCGAAAGCGCCTTCGAACGCCGCGCCACGCTGACCCTGCACGAACTGGAAGGCTCGACCCGGCCGCTGGTCAACCGGGTGATCGATGGCCTGGAAAGCGGCGAATTCCGCGTTGCCGAACCGGACGGTCACGGTGGCTGGAAGGTCAACGAGTGGCTGAAGAAGGCCGTGCTGCTGTACTTCCGCGTCAACGACATGGCGGTGGTCGATGCGCGTCCGGCGCCGTTCTGGGACAAGGTCGAATCGCGTTTTGCCGGCTACGACGAAGCGAAGTTCCGCCGTGGCGGCGTGCGCGTGGTGCCGGGTGCGATCGCCCGTCGCGGCACCTATTTCGGCAAGGATGTGGTGCTGATGCCGAGCTTCACCAACATCGGCGCCTACGTCGGCGAAGGCACCATGGTCGATACCTGGGCCACCGTGGGTTCCTGCGCGCAGATCGGCCAGCACTGCCATCTGTCCGGCGGTGCCGGCATCGGCGGCGTGCTGGAGCCGCTGCAGGCCAGCCCGACGATCATTGAAGACCACTGCTTCATCGGTGCGCGTTCGGAAGTGGTGGAAGGCGTGGTGGTCGGCCACCACAGCGTGATCGGCATGGGTGTGTTCCTCAGCCAGAGCACCCGCATCTACAACCGCGCCACCGGCGAGATCAGCTACGGCTACATCCCGCCGTACAGCGTGGTGGTGTCCGGCTCGCTGCCGAGCAAGGACGGCACCCACTCGCTGTACTGCGCGGTGATCGTCAAGCAGGTTGATGCCAAAACCCGCAGCAAGACCAGCGTCAACGACCTGCTGCGCGGCCTGGCCGACTGA
- a CDS encoding arsenate reductase codes for MAMSTTVYGLKNCDTCKKATKWLDRFGVPYTFVDYRDNKPTPETLLEWAAQLGGLGAMVNRSSTTWRQLPDNRKAADSEAEWKLLLREYPQLIKRPLVVTADGTVSQGFSDNGFKARFGVGDA; via the coding sequence ATGGCCATGAGCACCACTGTCTACGGTTTGAAGAACTGCGATACCTGCAAGAAGGCGACCAAGTGGCTGGACCGCTTCGGCGTGCCCTACACCTTCGTCGACTACCGCGACAACAAACCCACTCCGGAAACCCTGCTGGAATGGGCCGCGCAGCTGGGCGGCCTGGGCGCGATGGTCAACAGGTCGTCCACCACCTGGCGGCAGCTGCCCGACAACCGCAAGGCCGCCGATTCCGAGGCCGAATGGAAGCTGCTGCTGCGCGAGTACCCGCAGCTGATCAAGCGCCCGCTGGTGGTCACCGCCGACGGCACGGTCAGCCAGGGCTTCAGTGACAACGGCTTCAAGGCCCGCTTCGGCGTGGGCGACGCATGA
- the dapE gene encoding succinyl-diaminopimelate desuccinylase — protein MSAVLDLACELIARPSVTPDDAGCQALLAARLQQAGFQCEHLRLGQVDNLWATHGSGAPVLVLLGHTDVVPPGPREAWQSDPFDAQVRDGVLYGRGSADMKGSVAAFVIAAEQFVAAHPHHAGTLAVLLTSDEEGDAIDGVRHVARLFAERGQRIDWCITGEPSSTATLGDLLRVGRRGSLSAKLRVQGVQGHVAYPDKARNPIHQAAPALAELSARRWDEGYESFPATSLQISNIHAGTGANNVIPGELEVDFNLRYNPHWDAAALEAEITALLDRHGLQYTLKWHRSGEPFYTPEGVLRAAARAVLAEHVGHAPEESTGGGTSDARFIAPLGAQCIEVGPVNASIHQVDENVRVDELEALPGLYQRLLERLLA, from the coding sequence ATGAGCGCGGTCCTTGACCTGGCGTGCGAGCTGATCGCGCGGCCCTCGGTGACGCCGGACGACGCCGGCTGCCAGGCGCTGCTGGCCGCGCGGCTGCAGCAGGCGGGGTTCCAGTGCGAACACCTGCGGCTGGGCCAGGTCGACAATCTGTGGGCCACCCATGGCAGCGGTGCGCCGGTGCTGGTCCTGCTTGGCCATACCGATGTCGTGCCGCCGGGCCCGCGCGAGGCCTGGCAGAGCGATCCGTTTGACGCGCAGGTCCGCGATGGCGTGCTGTATGGCCGCGGCAGCGCCGACATGAAGGGCAGCGTGGCCGCATTCGTGATCGCAGCCGAGCAGTTCGTGGCTGCACATCCGCACCATGCCGGTACGCTGGCGGTGCTGCTGACCAGCGATGAAGAGGGCGATGCCATCGATGGCGTGCGCCACGTGGCGCGGCTGTTCGCCGAGCGCGGCCAGCGCATCGACTGGTGCATCACCGGCGAGCCGTCGTCGACCGCGACGCTGGGTGACCTGCTGCGCGTCGGCCGTCGCGGCAGCCTCTCTGCGAAGCTGCGGGTGCAGGGTGTGCAGGGCCATGTGGCCTACCCGGACAAGGCGCGCAACCCGATCCACCAGGCGGCGCCGGCGCTGGCCGAGCTGAGCGCACGGCGCTGGGACGAGGGCTACGAGAGCTTCCCCGCGACCAGCCTGCAGATCTCCAACATCCATGCCGGCACCGGGGCCAACAACGTGATCCCCGGCGAGCTGGAGGTGGACTTCAACCTGCGCTACAACCCGCACTGGGATGCGGCGGCGCTGGAGGCGGAGATCACCGCGCTGCTCGACCGGCACGGCCTGCAGTACACGTTGAAGTGGCATCGCAGCGGCGAGCCGTTCTACACCCCGGAAGGCGTGCTGCGCGCCGCAGCACGCGCCGTGCTGGCCGAGCACGTCGGCCATGCACCGGAGGAAAGCACCGGTGGCGGTACCTCCGATGCGCGCTTCATCGCACCGCTGGGTGCCCAGTGCATCGAAGTCGGGCCGGTCAACGCCAGCATCCACCAGGTGGACGAGAACGTGCGCGTGGATGAGCTGGAAGCACTGCCGGGGCTGTACCAGCGGCTGCTGGAACGCCTGCTGGCGTGA
- the asnB gene encoding asparagine synthase B, with amino-acid sequence MCSIFGIFGLQAGDDLPSLRRHALELSQRQRHRGPDWSGVYLDEGALLVHERLAIVDPAGGSQPLLSEDGGLALAVNGEIYNHQQLKAGLGQAYAFQTGSDCEVINALYRQGGAPAQWLEQLNGIFAFALWDRDAGRVLVARDPIGVVPLYWGHDAQGRLRVASEMKALVDSCADVAQFPPGHYYDSATGELVRYYRQPWRDYADVQGRQADLAELRQAFEQAVERQLMSDVPYGVLLSGGLDSSLVAAVAARYARRRIEDGGQSEAWWPRLHSFAIGLKGSPDLAAAAVAAEALGTVHHGFEYTFEEGLDVLPEVIRHIETYDVTTIRASTPMFLLARRIKAMGVKMVLSGEGSDEIFGGYLYFHKAPDAREFHQELVRKLDALHNYDCLRANKSMMAWGVEPRVPFLDREFLDVAMRFDAAHKMVGAGFGGRRIEKAVLREAFEGYLPDSILWRQKEQFSDGVGYGWIDGLKAHAEAQVSDRVLAAADKRFPHNPPQTKEAYYYRHLFEQFFPSHAAAETVPGGKSIACSSPAAIAWDASFAAAADPSGRAIAGVHEQALA; translated from the coding sequence ATGTGTTCGATCTTCGGAATCTTCGGCCTGCAGGCCGGCGACGACCTTCCCTCCCTGCGCCGCCATGCGCTGGAACTGTCGCAGCGCCAGCGCCACCGCGGCCCCGACTGGAGCGGGGTATACCTGGACGAGGGCGCGCTGCTGGTGCACGAGCGGCTGGCGATCGTCGACCCGGCCGGCGGCTCGCAGCCGTTGCTGTCCGAGGACGGCGGGCTGGCGCTGGCGGTCAACGGCGAGATCTACAACCACCAGCAGCTCAAGGCCGGCCTCGGCCAGGCCTACGCGTTCCAGACCGGCTCGGACTGCGAAGTGATCAACGCGTTGTACCGCCAGGGCGGTGCGCCCGCGCAGTGGCTGGAACAGCTCAACGGCATCTTCGCCTTCGCGCTGTGGGACCGTGACGCCGGCCGCGTGCTGGTGGCGCGCGATCCGATCGGGGTGGTGCCGCTGTACTGGGGCCACGATGCGCAGGGGCGCCTGCGGGTTGCGTCGGAAATGAAGGCGCTGGTCGATTCGTGCGCCGACGTCGCCCAGTTCCCGCCGGGCCACTACTACGACAGCGCCACCGGCGAACTGGTGCGCTACTACCGGCAACCCTGGCGCGACTACGCCGATGTGCAGGGCCGCCAGGCCGATCTGGCCGAACTGCGGCAGGCCTTCGAACAGGCGGTCGAGCGCCAGCTGATGAGCGATGTGCCGTATGGCGTGCTGCTGTCCGGCGGCCTCGATTCGTCGCTGGTGGCCGCGGTGGCTGCCCGTTACGCACGCCGTCGCATCGAGGACGGTGGCCAGAGCGAAGCCTGGTGGCCGCGCCTGCACTCGTTCGCGATCGGTCTGAAGGGGTCGCCGGACCTGGCCGCCGCTGCGGTCGCCGCCGAAGCGCTGGGCACCGTCCACCACGGCTTCGAATACACCTTCGAGGAAGGCCTGGACGTGCTGCCGGAAGTGATCCGCCACATCGAGACCTATGACGTCACCACCATCCGCGCATCCACGCCGATGTTCCTGCTGGCGCGGCGGATCAAGGCAATGGGGGTGAAGATGGTGCTGTCCGGCGAGGGCAGCGACGAGATCTTCGGCGGCTACCTGTACTTCCACAAGGCCCCGGATGCGCGCGAATTCCACCAGGAACTGGTGCGCAAGCTCGATGCGCTGCACAACTATGACTGCCTGCGCGCCAACAAGTCGATGATGGCCTGGGGCGTGGAGCCCCGTGTGCCGTTCCTGGATCGCGAGTTCCTGGACGTGGCGATGCGTTTCGATGCTGCCCACAAGATGGTCGGCGCCGGCTTTGGTGGCCGGCGCATCGAGAAGGCGGTGCTGCGCGAGGCCTTCGAGGGCTACCTGCCCGACAGCATCCTGTGGCGGCAGAAGGAGCAGTTCAGCGATGGCGTCGGCTATGGCTGGATCGATGGACTGAAGGCACACGCCGAAGCACAGGTGAGTGACCGCGTGCTGGCAGCGGCCGACAAGCGCTTCCCGCACAACCCGCCGCAGACCAAGGAGGCGTACTACTACCGCCACCTGTTCGAGCAGTTCTTCCCCAGCCACGCGGCGGCGGAAACCGTGCCGGGCGGCAAGTCGATCGCCTGTTCCTCGCCGGCGGCGATCGCCTGGGATGCCAGCTTCGCCGCGGCCGCCGATCCTTCCGGCCGGGCCATTGCCGGGGTGCACGAGCAGGCGCTGGCCTGA
- a CDS encoding cation:proton antiporter: protein MFMDVRSGGTGSPMKWGWRYLAWAGVPLLAGLLLARYAGPGMPAAARRAEAVVGSDWAHHLASPLGLFLLQLLVLLLVAKGAGALLRRFGQPAVIGEMAAGLMMGPLVLGSLLPPLHGALFPASSLGPLGMLSQLGVLMFLLVAGAELDLAALRGRRRLAFTVSHAGIAVPFVMGVALAIWLFPEHGPQGVGFMAFALFVGISMSITAFPVLLRILADRGITQTPLGQTAIACAALGDATAWCMLALIVAAAQASGWLSASINLACVVLFIAVMLGVVKPWFARQQCAPGREGRWLLGILLLSLASALVTEVLGIHALFGAFAAGVAVSANPQLRDLVVARVEPLAVTLLLPLFFAMTGLRLRADALQVGDIMLCGVVIAVATAGKLLGTFSAARSTGMPRRDAWRLGALMNTRGLMELIVLNLGYELGLLGDRLFAVLVIMALVTTAMTGPLLNLIERRKA from the coding sequence ATGTTCATGGACGTACGCAGCGGAGGCACCGGGTCGCCGATGAAGTGGGGATGGCGCTACCTGGCCTGGGCCGGCGTGCCGTTGCTGGCCGGGTTGCTGCTGGCGCGCTATGCCGGGCCGGGCATGCCGGCGGCAGCGCGCAGGGCCGAAGCCGTGGTCGGCAGCGATTGGGCGCACCACCTGGCCTCGCCGCTGGGCCTGTTCCTGCTGCAGCTGCTGGTGCTGCTGCTGGTCGCCAAGGGCGCGGGGGCACTGCTCCGGCGCTTCGGCCAGCCGGCGGTGATCGGCGAAATGGCCGCGGGCCTGATGATGGGCCCGCTGGTGCTTGGCAGCCTGCTGCCCCCGCTGCACGGGGCGCTGTTCCCGGCCAGCTCGCTCGGGCCGCTGGGCATGCTCAGCCAGCTCGGGGTCCTGATGTTCCTGCTGGTGGCGGGCGCCGAACTCGATCTTGCGGCCCTGCGCGGTCGCCGCAGACTGGCCTTCACGGTCAGCCATGCCGGTATCGCCGTGCCGTTCGTGATGGGCGTGGCGCTGGCGATCTGGCTGTTCCCCGAACACGGGCCGCAGGGCGTCGGCTTCATGGCCTTCGCGTTGTTCGTCGGCATTTCCATGAGCATCACCGCCTTCCCGGTGTTGCTGCGGATCCTGGCGGACCGCGGCATCACCCAGACGCCGCTGGGACAGACCGCCATTGCCTGTGCGGCGCTGGGCGACGCCACCGCGTGGTGCATGCTGGCCCTGATCGTGGCCGCTGCGCAGGCCAGCGGCTGGCTGTCGGCCAGCATCAACCTGGCCTGCGTGGTGCTGTTCATCGCGGTGATGCTGGGCGTGGTGAAGCCATGGTTCGCGCGCCAGCAGTGTGCTCCGGGGCGCGAGGGCCGCTGGCTGCTGGGCATCCTGCTGCTGTCGCTGGCCAGCGCGCTGGTGACCGAAGTGCTGGGCATCCATGCACTGTTCGGCGCGTTCGCTGCCGGCGTTGCGGTGTCCGCCAACCCACAACTGCGCGACCTGGTGGTGGCCAGGGTCGAACCCCTTGCCGTGACCCTGCTGCTGCCGCTGTTCTTTGCCATGACCGGCCTGCGCCTGCGTGCCGATGCGCTGCAGGTGGGCGACATCATGCTGTGCGGGGTGGTGATCGCGGTGGCGACCGCCGGCAAGCTGCTGGGTACCTTCAGTGCCGCGCGCAGCACCGGCATGCCGCGTCGCGACGCCTGGCGTCTGGGCGCGTTGATGAACACCCGCGGCCTGATGGAGCTGATCGTGCTCAACCTGGGCTATGAACTGGGCCTGCTCGGTGACCGCCTGTTCGCCGTGCTGGTGATCATGGCGCTGGTCACCACGGCCATGACCGGCCCGCTGCTGAACCTGATCGAGCGGCGCAAGGCCTGA
- a CDS encoding penicillin acylase family protein, with protein sequence MRRWLLRLLWCVLALLALAGLSVWLLLRGSLADLDGEQALPGLAAAVTVERDGVGVVTITAASKADALRALGHVHAQERYFEMDLMRRSAAGELSALFGPKAIDADKRMRVHRLRARTEAHLQEALGSDPAAVRAYVEGINQGLARLPVRPWPYLLLRQAPQPWQPSDSVLAGLAMYADLQDPDNRSELALARIRAVVPPALHALLVHDGSQWDAPLLGPPRGDALLPDASQLDLRTLTPAAAGAGVQDRDAVGSNNFAVAGPLTADGRAIIADDMHLGLRAPGLWFRVRLRYPDPQAADGQVDITGFSLPGVPAVIVGSNGHVAWGFTNSYIDTADFRTEAANAAVTVYQERIAVAGQPDVLFPVRETAWGPILHVHADGSGDALRWVAQLPGAVRMDFADMARAADLDQALQIADHAGIPAQNLVIGDRSGRIAWRLVGARPDRGPGCAPLGFNSNRSSPDCAPWPIRSDAAPSLLDPPQHRLWTANSRVLDDAGLATVGNGGYDLGARGRQIRDLLGAQERFDEHDLLAIQLDDRALFLQRWWVLLQQVSEHSDDPALKRLAAASRHWEARASTDSVSYRVVRAFRGQVLDVLSGALLAPARAALGNDYLEPRLAQLEGVVWPLLQQRPAHLLPPAYHSWDALLVDAARHAEAELSVQGPLAQRNWGERNTAAICHPLARALPAFARRWLCMPADPLPGDRDMPRVQTPNFGASQRMVVSPGHEADGIVHMPGGQSGHPLSPYWGAGHEDWVYGRPTPFLPGKAQHVMTLVPAR encoded by the coding sequence ATGCGTCGCTGGCTGTTGCGGTTGCTGTGGTGCGTGCTGGCGCTGCTGGCGCTGGCGGGGCTGTCGGTGTGGCTGCTGCTGCGCGGCAGCCTGGCGGACCTGGACGGCGAACAGGCCCTGCCCGGCCTGGCGGCGGCGGTCACCGTCGAGCGCGATGGCGTGGGCGTGGTGACCATCACCGCCGCCAGCAAGGCCGATGCGCTGCGCGCGCTGGGCCATGTGCATGCGCAGGAACGCTACTTCGAAATGGACCTGATGCGGCGCAGCGCGGCCGGCGAACTGTCGGCACTGTTCGGCCCGAAGGCGATCGACGCCGACAAGCGGATGCGCGTGCATCGCCTGCGCGCGCGCACCGAGGCGCACCTGCAGGAGGCCCTGGGCAGCGACCCGGCCGCCGTCCGTGCCTACGTCGAGGGGATCAACCAGGGCCTGGCCCGCCTGCCGGTACGGCCCTGGCCCTACCTGCTGCTGCGCCAGGCACCGCAGCCCTGGCAGCCCAGCGACAGTGTCCTGGCCGGACTGGCCATGTATGCCGACCTGCAGGACCCGGACAACCGCTCCGAACTGGCGCTGGCGCGCATCCGCGCCGTGGTCCCTCCCGCGCTGCATGCGCTGCTGGTCCACGACGGCAGCCAGTGGGATGCGCCATTGCTGGGCCCACCGCGTGGCGATGCGCTGCTCCCGGACGCCAGCCAGCTCGATCTGCGCACGCTGACCCCTGCAGCGGCCGGTGCCGGCGTGCAGGACCGTGATGCGGTGGGCAGCAACAACTTCGCCGTGGCCGGGCCGCTGACCGCCGATGGCCGCGCGATCATCGCCGACGACATGCACCTGGGCCTGCGCGCGCCGGGCCTGTGGTTCCGCGTCCGCCTGCGCTATCCCGATCCGCAGGCGGCCGATGGCCAGGTCGACATCACCGGCTTCTCGCTGCCCGGCGTGCCTGCGGTGATCGTCGGCAGCAACGGGCACGTGGCCTGGGGCTTCACCAACAGCTACATCGACACCGCCGATTTCCGCACCGAAGCGGCCAACGCCGCGGTCACCGTGTACCAGGAACGCATCGCCGTGGCCGGCCAGCCCGACGTGCTGTTCCCGGTGCGCGAAACCGCCTGGGGGCCGATCCTGCATGTGCACGCAGACGGCAGCGGTGATGCGCTGCGCTGGGTCGCGCAGCTGCCCGGCGCGGTGCGCATGGACTTCGCCGACATGGCACGCGCCGCCGACCTCGACCAGGCCCTGCAGATCGCCGACCATGCCGGCATTCCGGCGCAGAACCTGGTCATCGGCGATCGCAGCGGGCGCATCGCCTGGCGCCTGGTCGGCGCGCGCCCGGACCGTGGTCCGGGCTGCGCACCGCTGGGGTTCAACAGCAACCGCAGCAGCCCGGACTGCGCACCGTGGCCGATCCGGAGCGATGCTGCGCCCAGCCTGCTCGATCCACCACAGCATCGGCTGTGGACGGCCAACAGCCGCGTACTCGACGATGCCGGGCTGGCCACGGTCGGCAACGGGGGGTATGACCTGGGCGCGCGCGGCAGGCAGATCCGCGATCTGCTGGGCGCGCAGGAGCGCTTCGATGAACACGATCTGCTGGCCATCCAGCTGGATGACCGCGCGCTGTTCCTGCAGCGCTGGTGGGTGCTGCTGCAGCAGGTCAGCGAACACAGCGACGACCCGGCGCTGAAGCGGCTGGCGGCGGCCAGCCGGCACTGGGAGGCGCGCGCGTCGACCGATTCGGTGAGCTACCGCGTGGTGCGCGCGTTCCGCGGCCAGGTCCTCGATGTGCTGTCCGGCGCCCTGCTCGCACCGGCCCGCGCCGCACTGGGCAATGACTACCTGGAGCCGCGCCTGGCGCAGCTGGAAGGGGTGGTCTGGCCGCTGCTGCAGCAACGGCCGGCACACCTGCTGCCGCCGGCATACCACAGCTGGGATGCGTTGCTGGTCGATGCTGCGCGCCACGCCGAGGCCGAACTGTCGGTGCAGGGTCCGCTCGCGCAGCGCAACTGGGGCGAGCGCAACACGGCAGCGATCTGCCATCCGCTCGCGCGCGCCCTGCCCGCCTTCGCCCGCCGCTGGTTGTGCATGCCCGCCGACCCGCTGCCCGGTGACCGCGACATGCCGCGGGTACAGACTCCGAATTTCGGTGCGTCACAACGCATGGTGGTATCACCGGGCCACGAAGCCGACGGCATCGTGCACATGCCCGGCGGGCAGAGCGGCCATCCGCTGTCGCCGTACTGGGGCGCCGGCCACGAAGACTGGGTGTACGGCCGCCCCACCCCGTTCCTGCCGGGCAAGGCGCAGCATGTGATGACGCTGGTCCCAGCGCGCTGA